A portion of the Micromonospora vinacea genome contains these proteins:
- a CDS encoding LLM class F420-dependent oxidoreductase, which yields MTVPLGGIALAQHDAAYAALDRAGFTDVWSSEVAGTDAFTPLALAAAWQPGLRLGTAITPVFTRGPGLLAMSAAALAEAAPGRFALGIGASSPVLVRDWNAVPFDEPFRRTRDVLRFLRAALAGETVDEAYDTFTVRRFTLERPPAVPPPILLAALRPGMLRLAGAEADGVILNWLSADDVPRALAELGERRAGFEVAARIFVCPTEDAAYARALGRRLITSYLTVPAYAEFHRWLGRDETLAPMWAAWASGDRRGASAAVPDEVVDALVLHGSPERCRAEVRRYADNGVDVPIVALLPTPEVTAGGASELLSLIARLGTNPVGVSA from the coding sequence ATGACGGTGCCGCTGGGCGGGATCGCACTGGCGCAGCACGACGCGGCCTACGCGGCCCTCGACCGGGCCGGGTTCACCGACGTCTGGTCGTCCGAGGTCGCCGGAACCGACGCGTTCACCCCGTTGGCGCTCGCCGCGGCCTGGCAGCCCGGGCTGCGGCTGGGCACCGCGATCACACCGGTCTTCACCCGGGGGCCCGGGCTGTTGGCGATGAGCGCGGCGGCGCTGGCCGAGGCCGCGCCGGGCCGGTTCGCGCTGGGCATCGGCGCGTCCTCACCCGTGCTCGTAAGGGACTGGAACGCCGTGCCGTTCGACGAGCCGTTCCGCCGCACCCGGGACGTCCTGCGGTTCCTGCGCGCCGCGCTGGCCGGCGAGACCGTCGACGAGGCCTACGACACGTTCACCGTCCGCCGGTTCACGCTGGAGCGACCGCCGGCGGTGCCGCCACCGATCCTGCTCGCCGCGCTGCGCCCGGGGATGCTCCGGCTCGCCGGCGCGGAGGCCGACGGGGTCATCCTCAACTGGCTCAGCGCCGACGACGTACCGCGTGCCCTCGCCGAGTTGGGCGAGCGGCGCGCCGGCTTCGAGGTTGCCGCCCGGATCTTCGTCTGCCCCACCGAGGACGCCGCCTACGCGCGGGCGCTGGGCCGCCGGCTCATCACCAGCTACCTCACCGTCCCGGCGTACGCCGAATTCCACCGCTGGCTCGGCCGCGACGAGACGCTCGCGCCCATGTGGGCGGCCTGGGCCTCCGGTGACCGGCGCGGCGCCAGCGCGGCGGTGCCCGACGAGGTGGTCGACGCGCTGGTGCTGCACGGCTCACCGGAGCGCTGCCGCGCCGAGGTGCGCCGCTACGCCGACAACGGGGTGGACGTGCCGATCGTCGCACTGCTGCCCACCCCCGAGGTCACCGCCGGCGGCGCGAGCGAGCTACTCAGCCTCATCGCCCGGTTGGGCACCAACCCCGTAGGAGTTTCCGCGTGA
- a CDS encoding DUF58 domain-containing protein, protein MGITARGVGLLVAAVVLLGAGFRFAYPELTLLGAAAGAAVGYAALVAAWRPRLTVTRHADPDRVARGEPASMTVTVRNTGRLRSANLLAEDRCGERAVPVPVLRLRPGRDTEVRYDVPTDRRGVVPVGPLRVTRRDPLGLVALARPYGAAVPVWVHPRIHPLTAVPRGSGRSLDGRVDGVPHGSITFDSLREYVVGDELRRVHWRTSARVGELMVRENVDTSLPRLVVLLDNRVAAHPQRVGGVAESFESACEAAASIVTAAHRADLPVLLLLVAAEPAQVTTPDGEADGALGPLDRLAAAELSDDGDAVRAATTRLRQDRLGDTLIFLTGPGGRDELGHVGALRGAYPSVMVGVFGAAEPTPPGTAGLVVVDAADGAQFAAEWDGVRRW, encoded by the coding sequence ATGGGGATCACCGCCCGTGGGGTCGGGCTGCTCGTCGCCGCCGTGGTGCTGCTGGGGGCGGGTTTCCGGTTCGCGTACCCCGAGTTGACGCTGCTCGGCGCGGCGGCCGGCGCGGCCGTCGGCTACGCCGCGCTGGTCGCGGCCTGGCGGCCCCGACTGACGGTGACCCGCCACGCGGACCCGGACCGGGTGGCGCGCGGCGAGCCGGCCAGCATGACGGTGACAGTGCGCAACACCGGCCGGCTACGGTCGGCGAACCTGCTTGCCGAGGACCGGTGCGGCGAGCGGGCCGTGCCGGTGCCGGTGCTGCGCCTGCGACCCGGGCGGGACACCGAGGTCCGCTACGACGTGCCGACCGACCGTCGCGGGGTGGTGCCGGTCGGTCCGCTGCGGGTGACCCGACGCGACCCGCTGGGGTTGGTGGCGCTGGCCCGCCCGTACGGTGCGGCGGTGCCGGTCTGGGTGCACCCCCGGATCCACCCGCTGACGGCGGTGCCCCGAGGCTCGGGACGCAGCCTCGACGGCCGGGTGGACGGGGTCCCGCACGGGTCGATCACGTTCGACTCGCTGCGGGAGTACGTGGTCGGCGACGAACTGCGGCGGGTGCACTGGCGCACCAGCGCCCGGGTGGGTGAGCTGATGGTGCGGGAGAACGTGGACACCAGCCTGCCGCGCCTGGTCGTCCTGCTGGACAATCGCGTCGCCGCGCACCCGCAGCGGGTCGGCGGGGTGGCGGAGTCGTTCGAGTCGGCCTGTGAGGCGGCGGCGTCGATCGTCACCGCCGCGCACCGCGCCGACCTGCCGGTGCTGTTGCTGTTGGTCGCGGCGGAGCCGGCGCAGGTCACGACACCCGACGGCGAGGCCGACGGCGCGCTCGGGCCGCTGGACCGGCTCGCCGCCGCCGAACTGTCCGACGATGGTGACGCGGTGCGGGCAGCAACCACCCGGCTGCGGCAGGACCGGCTCGGCGACACGCTGATCTTCCTGACCGGGCCGGGTGGCCGGGACGAGCTGGGGCACGTCGGGGCGCTGCGCGGGGCGTACCCGTCGGTGATGGTGGGGGTGTTCGGCGCGGCCGAGCCGACGCCGCCGGGCACCGCCGGTCTGGTGGTCGTCGACGCCGCTGACGGCGCGCAGTTCGCCGCCGAGTGGGACGGGGTACGCCGGTGGTGA
- a CDS encoding AAA family ATPase, with protein sequence MNTHEPLTQPEVQGFAALAARLAENVNAVVLGKPQVVRLALTALFAQGHVLLEDVPGVGKTTLARAIAATVKGEWRRIQFTPDLLPSDVSGVTIFNQATRDFEFHPGPVFANIVIADEINRASPKTQSALLEVMEERTVTVDGVRHPVPSPFLVVATQNPVEMDGTYRLPEAQLDRFLVKLSVGYPDEAVEVEVLRGATVRSPEALAPVTDTATVGEMVRMARRVHIAEPLYAYAVRLAAATRTHPQVRVGVSPRGVIALTRAACAYALIDGRGWIMPEDLKALAEAVFAHRLLLTPDAQVRGMTAPEVLRQAVASVPVPLPSGQPAPVQG encoded by the coding sequence GTGAACACCCACGAGCCGCTCACCCAGCCGGAGGTGCAGGGTTTCGCCGCCCTGGCCGCCCGGCTGGCCGAGAACGTCAACGCGGTGGTGCTCGGCAAGCCGCAGGTGGTGCGCCTGGCGCTGACCGCGCTCTTCGCCCAGGGTCACGTGCTGCTGGAGGACGTGCCCGGGGTCGGTAAGACGACCCTGGCACGCGCCATCGCCGCCACGGTGAAGGGTGAGTGGCGGCGTATCCAGTTCACGCCCGACCTGCTCCCCTCCGACGTGTCCGGAGTGACGATCTTCAACCAGGCGACCCGGGACTTCGAGTTTCATCCGGGGCCGGTCTTCGCCAACATCGTCATCGCCGACGAGATCAACCGGGCGTCACCGAAGACCCAGTCGGCGCTGCTGGAGGTGATGGAGGAACGCACTGTCACAGTGGACGGGGTCCGGCACCCGGTGCCGTCGCCGTTCCTGGTGGTGGCCACCCAGAACCCGGTGGAGATGGACGGCACCTACCGGCTGCCCGAGGCGCAGTTGGACCGGTTCCTGGTGAAGCTCTCCGTCGGGTACCCGGACGAGGCGGTCGAGGTCGAGGTGCTGCGCGGCGCGACAGTGCGGTCCCCCGAGGCGCTCGCCCCGGTCACCGACACCGCCACCGTCGGCGAGATGGTCCGGATGGCCCGCCGGGTGCACATCGCCGAGCCGCTCTACGCGTACGCGGTCCGGCTGGCTGCGGCCACCCGCACCCACCCGCAGGTGCGCGTCGGGGTCAGCCCCCGGGGCGTGATCGCGTTGACCCGCGCGGCGTGCGCGTACGCGTTGATCGACGGGCGGGGTTGGATCATGCCGGAGGACCTGAAGGCGCTCGCAGAGGCGGTCTTCGCGCACCGGCTGCTGCTCACCCCGGACGCCCAGGTGCGCGGGATGACCGCCCCGGAGGTGCTGCGTCAGGCCGTCGCCTCGGTGCCGGTGCCGCTGCCGTCGGGGCAACCCGCTCCGGTGCAGGGCTGA
- a CDS encoding SDR family oxidoreductase → MNLTDRIVVVTGGAGGIGAALSRRFAAEGAAAVVVADLDADAADAVADSIGPVAHAIALDVTDEEQVRDLVADTEERYGRIDLFCANAGVTTGGGVEVDDAGWDRAWRVNVLAHVYSARAVLPGMLARGGGHLLHTCSAAGVLTAVGDAAYTATKHASVGFAEWLAITYRDRGIRVSALCPQGVDTPMLADGLAEGHLGARVVAASGAVLTPDQVADAAIAGLAEERFLILPHPEVADYARRRAEDPDGWQAGMRKLIRRLTA, encoded by the coding sequence GTGAACCTCACCGACCGGATCGTCGTGGTCACCGGCGGGGCCGGCGGCATCGGTGCGGCGCTGTCGCGCCGGTTCGCCGCCGAGGGCGCCGCCGCCGTGGTGGTCGCCGACCTGGACGCCGACGCGGCCGACGCGGTGGCCGACAGCATCGGCCCGGTCGCGCACGCCATCGCCCTCGACGTCACCGACGAGGAGCAGGTCCGCGACCTGGTCGCCGACACCGAGGAGCGGTACGGCCGGATCGACCTGTTCTGCGCCAACGCCGGGGTGACCACCGGTGGGGGGGTGGAGGTCGACGACGCCGGTTGGGACCGGGCGTGGCGGGTCAACGTGCTCGCGCACGTCTACTCCGCCCGCGCGGTGCTGCCCGGGATGCTCGCCCGCGGCGGCGGGCACCTGCTGCACACCTGCTCCGCGGCCGGTGTGCTGACCGCTGTGGGCGACGCCGCGTACACCGCGACGAAGCACGCCTCGGTGGGCTTCGCCGAGTGGCTGGCCATCACCTACCGGGACCGGGGCATCCGGGTCAGCGCGCTCTGCCCGCAGGGGGTGGACACCCCGATGCTCGCCGACGGGCTCGCCGAGGGGCACCTCGGCGCCCGGGTGGTCGCCGCGTCCGGTGCGGTGCTCACCCCGGACCAGGTCGCCGACGCGGCCATCGCCGGGCTGGCCGAGGAACGTTTCCTGATCCTGCCGCACCCCGAGGTCGCCGACTATGCGCGCCGCCGCGCCGAGGACCCGGACGGCTGGCAGGCCGGCATGCGCAAACTCATCCGCCGGCTGACCGCCTGA
- a CDS encoding fibronectin type III domain-containing protein yields the protein MASIDDAVQAEAPRSRSRLRGGLVTVGTVSALLAAMGLTVLGLGAADNAVANYDASSWLWSTARSELARVNGVTARVDTRTEIPGARQHPMQITQTDRLLLLRDLQTGQVSSLDLATLQLSATTRTTPGLGVSVALHEDAAFVVDAVQGIVRQLDPRSLTPVGEPVRYPPGITGGTFDGKGRLWIAVPSEGTVSAITAATLPSAPASAAPAGAGLSPQRVESYDVADASHELVVSTLDDGVAVLDRTAGKLVRVQHGEVHPTPLTLSGPAALPARTSGARVPVTVTAERRVLLVGDGGQESGFTVPGEGDRLSPAVAWANRFYCADEATGTIYSFDAAGQLVETIRGRANGPLELEVRENHLFINSPDSATARVVDDKHQVREVNKYANDVLGGDPPPVPPPPPPPKKPRVGKPSAPRSVTASAGNAQARVSWRPAAANGAEIIKYVVEGAGQRVQVGANQRAVEVKGLTNGETYRFAVHAVNAKGDGPSRTSNPVTPTAAVPDPPASVTAQERPDGTVLVKWPAANGQGNTIARYAVTASSAGANAPAGESTKTELVVPAGELEFGTQYAFTVVAVNSKGAGSASSPVSNTVVPFAAPGRPLDLRAGTVANQPGAVTVQWAPAEANGRPVTKYLVDVGGRVSEVTDTRTTVTGLGNGQNVTVKVKAVNEAGPGAEATATARTVAEPRVTVTSSSSTATGATVAFTVDAGGGKATCTLTTTGEPAKAGACSSITMTGLTPGTSYTFTVTASNAAGKGTATRAQKTQSLYGIATCRNGASGPEASYCTREIPGERNGNEIFEVTRQDNDRQAGWVPNGERLQAYCKKSGEEVYAYIYNNDKRSTWWVQVNYKGKNYIPWAWLNLEGGDNINVLPTC from the coding sequence GTGGCCAGCATCGACGACGCCGTACAGGCCGAGGCCCCCCGCTCCCGGTCCCGGCTGCGCGGCGGGCTGGTGACCGTCGGCACGGTGTCCGCGCTGCTGGCCGCCATGGGGCTGACCGTCCTCGGGTTGGGCGCGGCGGACAACGCGGTGGCCAACTACGACGCGAGTTCCTGGCTGTGGAGCACGGCGCGCAGCGAACTGGCCCGGGTCAACGGGGTCACCGCCCGGGTGGACACCCGCACCGAGATCCCCGGCGCCCGGCAGCATCCGATGCAGATCACCCAGACCGATCGGCTGCTGCTCCTACGGGACCTGCAGACGGGGCAGGTCAGCTCCCTGGATCTGGCCACCCTCCAACTCAGCGCGACCACCCGGACCACCCCCGGCCTGGGCGTCAGTGTGGCCCTGCACGAGGACGCGGCGTTCGTCGTCGACGCCGTGCAGGGCATCGTCCGGCAGCTCGACCCGCGATCGTTGACGCCGGTCGGCGAGCCGGTGCGCTACCCGCCCGGCATCACCGGCGGCACCTTCGACGGTAAGGGTCGACTCTGGATAGCGGTGCCCAGCGAGGGCACCGTCTCGGCGATCACCGCTGCCACACTGCCGTCCGCGCCGGCGTCGGCCGCGCCCGCGGGCGCCGGGCTCAGCCCGCAGCGGGTCGAGTCGTACGACGTCGCCGACGCCAGCCACGAGCTTGTCGTCTCCACCCTGGACGACGGGGTGGCGGTGCTCGATCGGACGGCCGGGAAGCTGGTGCGGGTGCAGCACGGTGAGGTTCACCCGACGCCGCTGACGCTGTCCGGTCCGGCGGCGCTGCCCGCGCGTACCAGCGGCGCGCGGGTGCCGGTCACTGTGACCGCGGAGCGGCGGGTGCTGCTGGTGGGTGACGGTGGGCAGGAGAGCGGGTTCACCGTGCCGGGTGAGGGGGATCGGCTCAGCCCGGCGGTGGCCTGGGCGAACCGGTTCTACTGCGCCGACGAGGCCACCGGCACCATCTACTCCTTCGACGCGGCGGGTCAGCTGGTCGAGACCATCCGTGGGCGGGCCAACGGGCCGCTGGAGCTGGAGGTCCGGGAGAATCACCTGTTCATCAACTCCCCCGACTCGGCGACCGCCCGGGTGGTGGACGACAAGCACCAGGTGCGCGAGGTCAACAAGTACGCCAACGACGTGCTCGGCGGCGACCCGCCGCCGGTTCCCCCGCCGCCGCCTCCGCCGAAGAAGCCGCGGGTGGGCAAGCCGAGCGCGCCGCGCAGCGTCACCGCCTCCGCCGGCAACGCCCAGGCGCGGGTGAGTTGGCGGCCGGCCGCCGCCAACGGCGCCGAGATCATCAAGTACGTGGTGGAGGGCGCCGGCCAGCGTGTGCAGGTGGGCGCCAACCAGCGTGCGGTGGAGGTCAAGGGCCTGACCAACGGCGAGACGTACCGGTTCGCTGTGCACGCCGTCAACGCCAAGGGCGACGGCCCGTCGCGCACCAGCAACCCGGTGACGCCGACCGCCGCGGTGCCCGACCCGCCGGCGAGCGTCACCGCGCAGGAACGCCCCGACGGCACGGTGCTGGTGAAGTGGCCGGCGGCGAACGGGCAGGGCAACACCATCGCGAGGTACGCGGTGACGGCCAGTTCGGCGGGTGCGAACGCGCCGGCCGGCGAGTCGACCAAAACGGAGCTGGTGGTGCCCGCCGGTGAGCTGGAGTTCGGCACCCAGTACGCGTTCACGGTGGTGGCGGTCAACAGCAAGGGCGCCGGGTCGGCGTCGTCTCCGGTCAGCAACACCGTGGTGCCCTTCGCGGCGCCCGGTCGACCGCTCGACCTGCGCGCCGGCACTGTCGCCAACCAGCCGGGTGCGGTGACGGTGCAGTGGGCGCCGGCCGAAGCCAACGGGCGGCCGGTGACGAAGTACCTGGTGGACGTCGGTGGGCGGGTCAGCGAGGTGACCGACACCCGCACGACAGTCACCGGGTTGGGCAACGGCCAGAACGTCACGGTGAAGGTGAAGGCGGTCAACGAGGCGGGGCCGGGCGCGGAGGCCACCGCCACCGCCCGTACGGTGGCCGAGCCACGGGTCACGGTGACCAGTTCATCGTCGACGGCCACCGGGGCGACGGTGGCGTTCACAGTGGACGCCGGTGGCGGCAAGGCCACCTGCACGCTGACCACGACGGGCGAACCGGCGAAGGCTGGGGCGTGTTCCAGCATCACGATGACGGGCCTGACGCCGGGCACCAGCTACACGTTCACGGTCACGGCGAGCAACGCCGCCGGCAAGGGCACCGCCACGCGGGCCCAGAAGACGCAGTCGCTGTACGGGATCGCGACCTGCCGCAACGGCGCGTCGGGCCCGGAGGCGAGCTACTGCACCCGGGAGATCCCCGGCGAGCGCAACGGCAACGAGATCTTCGAGGTCACCCGGCAGGACAACGACCGGCAGGCCGGCTGGGTGCCCAACGGCGAACGCTTGCAGGCGTACTGCAAGAAGTCGGGCGAAGAGGTCTACGCCTACATCTACAACAACGACAAGCGCAGCACCTGGTGGGTGCAGGTGAACTACAAGGGGAAGAACTACATCCCCTGGGCCTGGCTCAACCTGGAGGGCGGCGACAACATCAACGTCCTGCCCACCTGCTGA
- a CDS encoding DUF3488 and transglutaminase-like domain-containing protein: protein MVTVAVRVLRAAVLPLALIGLTALAGVVLGRVYAGGLLTWLVIGAAAGSVLVSVAARRLPSWLVAPVSVAAMAGWTLWSLRLAATRAELPGGLLEVTADAARNGIPRLLTAMIPVEPTPDTVLVPVVAAWLAGLTGAEVALRTGRVLLGYLPAAGLYAAALYVVGPNAEPAVGSTLVFVAVAALGLATPTGTAPGGGDPTADLTPRVRAAVRLRLATSAALGVAVVVGLVALLGPVVAEQVDGRPVDPRRYVEPPQVQTLDENPLIRISGWALHPEQKLLDVSTERPDAPPEADPAADSARSVRIRLAVLSDYDGVTWRVGATYRNAGRILPAATAAQDSTVQTVRQQISVAELSGRLLPAVATPREVSGARVAYDPASGTLIRPEGLTPGLRYTVTSAEERPDSNLLATANVPAGDEVARVLRVADGVPDPMRRLATQLAEENGAPYARASAIEQFLAEHYRVVADAPSGHAYPNLGFFLFGPRNGGGQEGTSEQFAAAFAVLGRLSGLPTRVVVGFRTSGQGPVLAGDAYAWPEVLFDGLGWVAFDPLPRPNDEPRPVEEDFRPTPEDPPPSEAPAPTAEPSASPEPVAAADAPPGPDGVSTPVLVAGGSGGLLLVVGALLLTLLAMRRSLTRSRLVRGDPGQRIAGAWREVTDALRLAGRPVGDDLAATEVAGHARQTLADARAGTTGDDTTADPEAVAPTGGTAAADASSPAVDELAALLNQVGFAPGAATPDQAARAAEVATAYVATLRSARPWWRRLIWSVHPTPLRRARRSPR from the coding sequence GTGGTGACGGTCGCCGTGCGGGTGCTGCGGGCGGCGGTCCTGCCACTGGCGTTGATCGGGCTGACGGCGCTCGCCGGGGTGGTCCTCGGTCGGGTGTACGCCGGTGGCCTGCTGACCTGGCTGGTCATCGGCGCGGCGGCGGGTTCGGTGCTGGTCAGCGTGGCCGCCCGACGGTTGCCGTCATGGCTGGTGGCGCCGGTGTCGGTCGCCGCGATGGCCGGCTGGACACTGTGGTCGCTGCGGCTCGCCGCGACCCGCGCGGAGTTGCCGGGCGGCCTGCTGGAGGTCACCGCGGACGCCGCCCGCAACGGCATCCCCCGGCTGCTCACCGCGATGATCCCGGTGGAACCCACACCGGACACCGTGCTGGTGCCGGTCGTCGCCGCCTGGCTGGCCGGGCTCACCGGCGCGGAGGTGGCGCTGCGCACCGGCCGGGTGCTGCTGGGTTACCTACCGGCGGCGGGGCTGTACGCCGCCGCCCTCTACGTGGTCGGCCCGAACGCCGAACCGGCGGTGGGGTCGACGCTGGTGTTCGTCGCGGTCGCGGCCCTCGGCCTGGCCACCCCCACCGGGACGGCGCCGGGTGGCGGCGATCCGACCGCCGACCTGACCCCCCGGGTACGCGCGGCGGTGCGGCTGCGGCTGGCCACCAGCGCGGCGCTCGGGGTGGCAGTGGTGGTCGGGCTGGTCGCGCTGCTCGGCCCGGTCGTCGCCGAGCAGGTCGACGGCCGGCCGGTGGACCCACGCCGGTACGTGGAGCCGCCGCAGGTGCAGACGCTCGACGAGAACCCGTTGATCCGGATCTCCGGCTGGGCGCTGCACCCGGAGCAGAAGCTCCTCGACGTGAGCACGGAACGCCCCGACGCACCGCCCGAGGCCGACCCGGCGGCGGACTCCGCGCGCAGTGTGCGGATCCGGTTGGCGGTGCTCAGCGACTACGACGGGGTGACCTGGCGGGTCGGCGCGACGTACCGCAACGCCGGGCGGATCCTGCCGGCCGCGACTGCCGCCCAGGACAGCACTGTGCAGACGGTCCGGCAGCAGATCAGCGTGGCCGAGTTGAGCGGTCGGCTGCTGCCCGCCGTGGCGACGCCCCGGGAGGTCAGTGGGGCGCGGGTGGCGTACGACCCGGCGAGCGGGACGCTGATCCGGCCGGAGGGGCTGACGCCGGGGCTGCGGTACACGGTGACCTCCGCCGAGGAACGACCGGACTCCAACCTGTTGGCCACCGCGAACGTGCCCGCCGGTGACGAGGTGGCCCGGGTGCTGCGGGTCGCGGACGGGGTGCCCGACCCGATGCGCCGGCTGGCCACCCAACTCGCCGAGGAGAATGGCGCCCCGTACGCGCGGGCGTCGGCGATCGAGCAGTTCCTGGCCGAGCACTACCGGGTGGTGGCGGACGCGCCGAGCGGGCACGCGTACCCGAACCTGGGTTTCTTCCTGTTCGGGCCCCGCAACGGCGGCGGCCAGGAGGGCACCTCGGAGCAGTTCGCGGCGGCGTTCGCGGTCCTCGGCCGGCTCTCCGGGCTGCCCACGCGGGTGGTGGTGGGCTTCCGGACCAGCGGGCAGGGGCCGGTGCTGGCCGGTGACGCGTACGCCTGGCCGGAGGTGCTCTTCGACGGGCTGGGTTGGGTGGCGTTCGACCCGTTGCCCCGCCCGAACGACGAGCCGCGACCGGTGGAGGAGGATTTCCGCCCGACGCCGGAGGACCCGCCGCCGTCGGAGGCCCCGGCACCGACAGCGGAGCCCAGCGCCTCACCGGAGCCGGTGGCCGCCGCCGACGCCCCGCCCGGCCCGGACGGGGTTTCCACCCCGGTGCTGGTCGCTGGCGGCAGCGGCGGTCTGCTGCTGGTGGTGGGGGCACTTCTGCTCACCCTGCTGGCAATGCGCCGCTCCCTCACCCGCAGCCGGCTCGTGCGGGGCGACCCCGGCCAGCGCATCGCCGGCGCCTGGCGGGAGGTCACCGACGCGCTCCGGCTGGCCGGCAGACCGGTCGGGGACGACCTGGCCGCCACCGAGGTCGCCGGGCACGCCCGCCAGACCCTCGCCGACGCCCGGGCGGGCACGACCGGCGACGACACGACCGCCGACCCGGAGGCCGTCGCGCCCACCGGCGGCACAGCGGCGGCAGACGCGTCCAGCCCGGCGGTCGACGAGTTGGCGGCCCTGCTCAATCAGGTGGGCTTCGCCCCCGGCGCCGCGACGCCCGACCAGGCGGCTCGCGCCGCCGAGGTGGCCACCGCCTACGTGGCCACCCTGCGCTCCGCGCGCCCCTGGTGGCGCCGCCTCATCTGGTCCGTGCACCCCACTCCCCTGCGCCGCGCCCGCCGCTCCCCCCGATGA
- a CDS encoding class I SAM-dependent methyltransferase: MNPHYDGFLADHYTWMFDAPYPALVEEQLDALRRAGVGVPNGSGLAVDLGCGSGFQSVALARMGYPNILAVDSSAKLLAELELHASDHPAIRAVHDDLSQVAASLPAGAAELAVCMGDTLTHLPDRRAVTQLFVDLSAALAPGGRLVLSFRDLTTSLTGTSRFIPVHADDDAILTCFLEYEPDVVTVHDLLHQRTGQRDWALSASSYRKLRIDPEWVADQLTEAGFRDVRQAPAPRRMTLVTAVRQQS; the protein is encoded by the coding sequence ATGAACCCGCACTATGACGGCTTTCTCGCCGACCACTACACGTGGATGTTCGACGCGCCCTACCCGGCCCTCGTCGAGGAGCAGCTCGATGCTCTGCGTCGGGCCGGCGTCGGGGTACCGAACGGCAGCGGCCTCGCGGTCGACCTCGGCTGCGGCTCGGGTTTCCAGTCGGTCGCACTGGCCAGGATGGGATATCCGAACATCCTGGCGGTCGACAGCAGCGCCAAGCTCCTCGCCGAACTGGAACTGCACGCCAGTGACCATCCGGCGATCCGCGCCGTCCACGATGACCTGAGCCAGGTCGCGGCGAGCCTTCCTGCCGGCGCGGCCGAGCTGGCGGTATGCATGGGAGACACGCTCACCCACCTGCCGGACCGCCGGGCCGTCACCCAACTCTTCGTCGACCTGTCCGCCGCCCTGGCTCCGGGCGGCCGCCTCGTGCTCAGCTTCCGTGACCTCACCACGAGCCTCACCGGGACGAGCCGGTTCATCCCGGTGCACGCCGACGACGACGCGATCCTGACCTGCTTCCTGGAGTACGAGCCCGACGTCGTCACCGTCCACGACCTGCTCCATCAACGGACCGGCCAACGGGACTGGGCCCTGTCCGCCAGTTCCTACCGCAAGCTGCGCATCGACCCGGAATGGGTCGCCGACCAGCTCACCGAAGCGGGCTTCCGCGACGTGCGCCAGGCACCCGCACCCCGGCGGATGACCCTGGTGACCGCCGTACGGCAGCAGTCATGA
- a CDS encoding class I SAM-dependent methyltransferase, with product MDQHSSDIVDYYTQRYREDQRLTARPQARLEWIRTTQLLRDLLPAPSARVLDIGGGTGEYARALVAAGYQVRLVDLVPSHVAQARDGHPPVEAQVGDARALPDADNGYDAALLLGPLYHLVRRDDRLQALREAVRVTRPGGLVVAAVISRFAGPLDFAATGRLDGRLLDEARALLSDGVNDPRIGFTHAYFHRVEEITDECAAAGLTDVVVHGVEGPAWTAAEAAANGPASDTVFAAALDLAGLYSSEPALISSSAHLLATGRVPAR from the coding sequence GTGGATCAGCATTCGAGCGACATCGTCGACTACTACACGCAGCGCTACCGCGAGGATCAACGGCTCACCGCCCGCCCGCAGGCGCGACTGGAGTGGATCCGCACGACGCAGCTCCTGCGGGATCTCCTGCCCGCACCGAGTGCCCGGGTGTTGGACATCGGTGGGGGCACCGGCGAGTACGCGCGGGCCCTCGTCGCCGCCGGCTACCAGGTCCGCCTCGTGGACCTGGTGCCGAGCCACGTCGCGCAGGCCCGCGACGGGCACCCTCCGGTCGAGGCGCAGGTGGGCGACGCCCGTGCGCTTCCCGACGCCGACAACGGGTATGACGCCGCGCTGCTGCTGGGCCCGCTCTACCACCTGGTACGCCGTGACGACCGGCTTCAGGCCCTCCGTGAGGCGGTCCGGGTCACCCGCCCCGGCGGTCTCGTCGTGGCCGCCGTCATCTCCCGCTTCGCCGGCCCGTTGGACTTCGCGGCCACCGGACGACTCGACGGGAGGCTGCTCGACGAGGCCAGGGCGCTGCTGAGCGACGGCGTCAACGATCCGCGGATCGGTTTCACCCACGCCTACTTCCACCGGGTCGAGGAGATCACCGACGAGTGCGCGGCCGCCGGGCTGACCGATGTCGTCGTACACGGGGTCGAGGGCCCGGCCTGGACGGCGGCGGAGGCGGCGGCGAACGGGCCGGCGTCCGACACCGTCTTCGCCGCAGCGTTGGACCTCGCCGGGCTCTACAGCAGCGAGCCGGCGCTGATCAGTTCCAGCGCCCATCTCCTGGCCACCGGACGCGTTCCGGCGCGGTAG